In one window of Gossypium hirsutum isolate 1008001.06 chromosome A01, Gossypium_hirsutum_v2.1, whole genome shotgun sequence DNA:
- the LOC107943655 gene encoding LOW QUALITY PROTEIN: flowering locus K homology domain (The sequence of the model RefSeq protein was modified relative to this genomic sequence to represent the inferred CDS: inserted 1 base in 1 codon; substituted 1 base at 1 genomic stop codon): MKTGCLALVLCLNISVDQPDVIKISPCPIMECWTDYHSRGYPPNTGHENAVAHNRGGLEEEVVFKLLCQADKVGSLIEKGGSVVWAMQNDTGAXIKIADTSHDSNERIVVISAXEHAEQRYSPVQDAVVRVQSRIAKIGYEPGAPIVARLLVPSQQVGYLFGKGGHIVSKMRRATGANIRVSSKEQLSKSAGLKNDEVVQVIGSLQSVQDALFHITGRLRESILPMKPPFPGINPPPYLPLYPEMPPPLFRPRHNHAPPCPYPSPSGPFNGIDPFVGPPQQLDHQPPFLHGMDHMGPHNVGRGPYSYGGDRHGHGPMFDGPSSLGSWTPQAGTPRNCYLITLLQEWLLMPSLR, encoded by the exons ATTATCATTCAAGGGGTTACCCTCCGAATACAGGGCATGAGAATGCAGTAGCCCATAACAGAGGAGGATTGGAAGAGGAAGTGGTATTTAAATTGTTATGCCAAGCTGACAAGGTTGGTAGTTTGATAGAGAAAGGTGGTTCCGTGGTGTGGGCTATGCAGAATGACACTGGTG CAATCAAGATTGCTGATACTTCTCATGATTCAAATGAGCGGATTGTAGTGATATCTGCCTGAGAG CATGCAGAGCAAAGATATTCTCCAGTACAAGATGCTGTTGTAAGAGTGCAGTCCAGAATTGCTAAGATTGGATATGAACCTGGTGCTCCAATTGTTGCTCGTCTTCTTGTACCTTCGCAGCAGGTTGGTTACTTGTTTGGTAAAGGTGGTCATATTGTATCTAAAATGAGAAGAGCTACTGGTGCTAATATACGTGTATCTTCGAAAGAACAACTTTCAAAGTCTGCTGGACTCAAGAATGATGAAGTTGTACAG GTCATTGGTAGTTTGCAGTCAGTTCAAGATGCATTGTTTCATATCACAGGCAGGCTTCGGGAGTCTATACTCCCAATGAAACCTCCCTTTCCAGGCATTAATCCCCCTCCCTACTTACCTCTTTACCCTGAAATGCCACCTCCATTATTCAGGCCAAGACATAACCATGCCCCTCCATGCCCCTATCCTTCTCCAAGCGGACCTTTTAATGGCATTGACCCTTTTGTTGGTCCACCCCAACAGCTCGATCACCAACCACCATTTTTGCATGGCATGGATCACATGGGTCCACATAACGTAGGCCGCGGTCCGTATTCCTATGGTGGTGATAGACATGGACATGGTCCCATGTTTGATGGACCATCTTCTCTAGGATCTTGGACTCCTCAG GCTGGAACACCTAGGAACTGTTATTTGATTACTCTGCTGCAGGAATGGTTGTTAATGCCTTCATTGAG GTAA